A window of Haliscomenobacter hydrossis DSM 1100 contains these coding sequences:
- a CDS encoding T9SS type A sorting domain-containing protein, with translation MKHNLLFAFFLVFSLACVAQTGGLTFSSTNAKKDAPVDLTDPFLDVQVPITITNTGKDTAKIIWRRLSLNGPSKWGTRVCDNNNCYDEIVSSNLDPKLRLNEPFVIAPGKKADLIMYFLPYGTAGTGKISLHLAFAAKPDTVIASLNYEANIRSIATSTRDIQQANVQLFPNPSTDYFQINRLDNIDHLILYNVLGRKMREYTAQEGGRYRLTGLPDGIYLVALVNDQKGVLRTLRVQKKGLRP, from the coding sequence ATGAAACACAACTTACTTTTTGCTTTTTTCCTCGTTTTTTCTCTGGCCTGTGTGGCCCAAACCGGGGGGTTGACTTTTTCAAGCACCAATGCAAAAAAAGACGCACCGGTTGACCTCACTGATCCATTTTTGGACGTTCAGGTTCCCATTACCATTACCAATACAGGTAAGGATACCGCTAAAATCATCTGGCGGCGTTTGTCGCTCAACGGCCCTTCCAAATGGGGTACGCGGGTATGCGACAACAACAATTGCTACGACGAGATCGTCTCTTCCAACCTTGACCCTAAGCTAAGGCTAAACGAACCATTTGTTATTGCCCCCGGCAAAAAAGCGGATTTAATCATGTACTTTTTGCCTTACGGTACGGCGGGTACTGGAAAAATCAGTCTACATCTGGCTTTCGCCGCCAAACCTGATACCGTCATTGCTAGCCTTAACTACGAAGCCAATATCCGCAGTATTGCCACCAGTACCCGTGATATTCAGCAGGCCAACGTGCAATTGTTTCCCAACCCTAGCACCGATTATTTTCAAATCAACCGTTTAGACAATATAGACCACTTGATTTTGTACAACGTTCTGGGGCGCAAAATGCGGGAGTATACGGCACAAGAAGGGGGGCGTTACCGCCTGACCGGTTTGCCGGATGGTATTTACCTGGTTGCCCTGGTCAATGACCAAAAGGGCGTACTGCGCACTTTGCGGGTACAGAAAAAAGGCTTGCGACCATAA
- a CDS encoding class I SAM-dependent methyltransferase, which translates to MSTLRKVISFLRNLGFIHLVDSLNYRYQSFANRKQNHAFKRENPAVALPPDYMLFEAFKLNYKSYFEGGKTTANWVVNILQKHKKLENITFLDWGCGPARVSRHLPTLLGAGNEVFGSDYNPTTIEWCTNNIPKVSFFLNGINPPLNFSAGKFDAILGISIFTHLSENKHHAWVEELHRVVKPGGVLLLTTQGVAYREKLMEQEKQVFDRGMLVVRTKAKEGHRVFSAFHPPTFVRQLFEPYFSILEHHEGEVVHWGIEQDYWVLQKKR; encoded by the coding sequence ATGTCTACACTCCGTAAAGTCATCTCATTTTTGCGAAATCTTGGGTTCATCCATCTTGTTGATAGCCTGAACTATCGCTACCAGTCGTTTGCCAATCGGAAACAAAATCACGCGTTCAAACGCGAAAATCCAGCTGTCGCCTTGCCACCAGATTACATGCTATTTGAAGCATTTAAACTCAACTACAAAAGCTATTTCGAAGGAGGCAAAACCACGGCAAATTGGGTGGTAAATATTCTTCAAAAGCACAAAAAGCTGGAAAACATTACTTTTTTGGATTGGGGTTGCGGGCCAGCAAGGGTGAGTCGACATTTGCCCACATTGTTGGGTGCGGGTAATGAAGTTTTTGGCAGCGATTATAACCCAACAACGATCGAATGGTGTACCAACAACATCCCCAAAGTCAGTTTTTTCCTAAACGGAATCAACCCGCCGCTAAACTTCAGCGCGGGTAAATTTGATGCCATTCTGGGCATTTCCATTTTTACCCATCTTTCTGAAAATAAACACCATGCTTGGGTGGAAGAATTGCATCGCGTAGTTAAACCGGGAGGGGTTTTGCTTTTGACTACCCAAGGGGTAGCTTACCGTGAGAAACTCATGGAGCAGGAAAAACAGGTATTTGACCGTGGCATGCTGGTGGTGCGAACCAAGGCCAAAGAAGGGCATCGGGTTTTTTCGGCATTTCATCCACCGACATTTGTCAGACAGCTGTTCGAACCTTACTTCAGCATTTTGGAGCATCACGAAGGAGAGGTCGTGCACTGGGGAATTGAGCAGGATTATTGGGTTTTGCAAAAAAAAAGGTAA
- a CDS encoding lycopene cyclase domain-containing protein encodes MKAEMMVSIPKIALRWKWPLLLWPYLVVGALLLFGEIIPEPLVYDVPTFMQLSFLETHWTYAYLHAFAFIPVFLLSFDRKVHYYTEWKVLFPAILIMGSFFILWDAYKTLSGVWGFNTNYITAGSFLYLPWEEWMFFLTVPFASIFIYACLNAYFPGDPLQKWDKPLTLGIIVLCFLFALLTIEKAYSSTTFILTGGFMLYHWLYVPNTYRTRFYRAFLVILIPFLLVDGVLTGGFTQQPVVVYNPAEFMGIRIVSVPVEDAVYGFLHLFGVCYWMEWLRKGDKAL; translated from the coding sequence ATGAAAGCTGAAATGATGGTCTCCATCCCCAAAATAGCGCTGCGCTGGAAATGGCCTTTACTGTTGTGGCCTTATTTGGTGGTAGGTGCCTTATTGCTGTTTGGTGAAATTATCCCGGAACCTTTGGTGTACGATGTTCCCACCTTCATGCAGCTTTCTTTTTTGGAAACCCACTGGACATACGCATACTTACATGCGTTTGCCTTTATACCCGTCTTTTTGCTGAGTTTCGACCGCAAAGTGCACTATTATACGGAGTGGAAGGTTTTGTTTCCCGCCATTCTCATCATGGGTAGTTTTTTTATTCTTTGGGATGCTTACAAGACCCTGAGTGGGGTTTGGGGCTTCAACACCAATTACATTACAGCGGGTAGCTTCTTGTATTTGCCTTGGGAGGAGTGGATGTTTTTTTTGACGGTTCCTTTTGCCAGTATCTTTATTTATGCGTGTCTCAATGCGTATTTTCCTGGCGATCCCTTACAGAAATGGGACAAACCACTCACCTTGGGTATCATTGTACTGTGTTTTTTATTTGCTTTACTGACCATCGAAAAAGCGTATTCGAGTACCACCTTTATTCTCACTGGTGGTTTCATGTTGTATCACTGGCTGTATGTACCCAATACCTACCGTACGCGGTTTTACCGGGCTTTTTTGGTCATACTTATTCCTTTTTTACTCGTAGATGGTGTCCTGACGGGGGGCTTCACCCAGCAACCCGTTGTGGTGTACAACCCTGCGGAGTTTATGGGTATTCGGATCGTTTCCGTGCCGGTAGAAGATGCGGTGTACGGTTTTTTGCATCTTTTTGGGGTGTGTTATTGGATGGAATGGTTGCGGAAAGGCGACAAGGCTCTTTGA
- a CDS encoding phytoene/squalene synthase family protein, whose product MMSLFNSTCMECSQLITQRYSTSFSMGIKVFDKAYRASIYAIYGFVRFADEIVDTFHGHDKAELLQRFKADTYRAIEEGISLNPVLHSFQLVVNQYKIERELIDAFLYSMEMDLHHHQYEDHLYQEYIYGSAEVVGLMCLRVWTNGDEQQYQNLKAPARSLGSAFQKINFLRDMKSDFDERGRVYFPGVDFRNFSEEDKLKIESDIKADFDHAYTGIVQLPKGVRFGVYLAYVYYTKLFQKIKNSPAHQVQKQRIRVHDGRKVALLLSSAVRNSLNLL is encoded by the coding sequence ATGATGAGTTTATTCAATAGCACTTGTATGGAGTGCAGCCAGCTGATTACCCAACGTTACAGTACCTCATTCTCCATGGGGATCAAGGTCTTTGACAAAGCTTATCGGGCATCAATTTATGCCATTTATGGATTTGTACGTTTTGCTGATGAAATTGTGGATACCTTCCACGGGCATGACAAAGCTGAATTGTTACAACGCTTTAAAGCAGATACCTACCGCGCCATTGAAGAAGGCATCAGTCTTAATCCAGTGCTTCATTCTTTTCAATTGGTCGTCAATCAATACAAGATCGAACGCGAACTGATTGACGCATTTTTGTACAGCATGGAAATGGACTTGCACCACCACCAATATGAAGACCATTTGTATCAGGAGTACATCTACGGCTCTGCGGAAGTAGTCGGGCTGATGTGCCTGCGGGTATGGACCAACGGCGATGAACAGCAGTACCAAAACCTTAAAGCACCCGCGCGCAGCTTGGGTTCAGCTTTCCAAAAAATCAATTTTTTGCGCGACATGAAAAGTGATTTCGACGAGCGGGGCCGTGTTTATTTCCCCGGTGTTGATTTCCGCAATTTCAGTGAAGAGGATAAATTAAAAATTGAATCGGACATTAAAGCCGACTTTGATCACGCATATACGGGTATCGTACAATTGCCCAAAGGTGTAAGATTTGGGGTATATTTGGCCTATGTGTACTACACCAAATTGTTCCAGAAGATCAAAAATTCTCCTGCCCACCAGGTACAAAAACAACGCATCCGGGTACACGACGGACGCAAGGTGGCTTTGTTACTCAGTTCGGCGGTGCGCAATAGTTTAAATTTGCTCTGA
- a CDS encoding phytoene desaturase family protein has protein sequence MSKKVVVIGAGFAGLAAACCLAKAGYEVTVLEKNSVPGGRARQYSADGFVFDMGPSWYWMPDVFEQFFAHFGKKTSDYYQLQRLDPSYSIFFGEDEVMQVPANMEELFAMFERYEPGSSRNLKKFLEEAKYKYEVGMADFVNKPSHSILEFADLRLLKSMFRLQMFTSMSTHVRQLFNNRQLIELLEFPVLFLGATPAKTPAMYSLMNYADMALGTWYPRGGMYKIVEAMVSLARELGVDLQLNQEVKQILAPHGLATKVITQDHEYTADAVVGGADYHHLDQQVLAPEQRNYDAAYWDKRVMAPSSLLFYLGVNKRLKNLHHHNLFFDEDFTQHAIEIYDDPRWPEKPLFYVCAPSITDPTVAPEGHENLFVLIPVAPNLEDTEARREQYYNLVMERLERLTGQEIRSAVVYKRSYAHADFETDYHAFKGNAYGLANTLFQTAFLKPKLRSKKIKNLFFTGQLTTPGPGVPPSLISGQVVAREVSKLLQ, from the coding sequence TTGTCAAAAAAAGTGGTCGTAATAGGAGCGGGTTTCGCAGGCTTGGCAGCAGCGTGTTGCCTGGCTAAAGCAGGTTATGAGGTAACAGTACTGGAAAAAAACAGTGTGCCGGGTGGCCGGGCCCGACAGTACAGTGCCGATGGTTTTGTTTTTGACATGGGGCCAAGTTGGTACTGGATGCCGGATGTTTTTGAGCAGTTTTTTGCCCATTTTGGCAAAAAGACCTCTGACTACTATCAACTTCAGCGTTTAGATCCATCGTATTCCATTTTTTTTGGGGAGGATGAGGTCATGCAGGTGCCCGCCAATATGGAGGAACTCTTTGCGATGTTTGAGCGCTACGAACCGGGAAGCAGCAGGAACCTGAAAAAATTTCTGGAAGAGGCCAAATACAAGTATGAGGTGGGCATGGCCGACTTTGTCAACAAACCCAGTCATTCGATCCTGGAGTTTGCCGATTTGCGCCTCCTCAAGAGCATGTTTCGGCTACAAATGTTTACCAGTATGTCAACGCATGTCCGGCAGTTGTTCAACAATCGACAATTGATCGAATTACTCGAATTCCCGGTGTTGTTTCTTGGAGCGACTCCGGCCAAAACTCCGGCCATGTACAGTTTGATGAACTATGCAGACATGGCTCTGGGTACCTGGTATCCCCGGGGAGGTATGTACAAAATTGTGGAGGCGATGGTCAGTTTGGCCCGGGAATTGGGTGTAGACCTACAGCTCAACCAGGAAGTAAAACAAATCCTAGCACCCCATGGCCTGGCGACCAAAGTCATTACTCAGGATCACGAATATACCGCCGATGCAGTGGTTGGCGGTGCCGACTACCACCACCTTGATCAACAGGTACTGGCACCTGAGCAGCGCAATTACGATGCCGCGTACTGGGACAAGCGCGTGATGGCACCTTCATCATTGCTTTTTTATTTGGGGGTCAACAAACGATTGAAGAACCTGCACCACCACAACCTGTTTTTTGATGAAGACTTTACCCAGCACGCCATCGAAATATACGACGATCCTCGGTGGCCAGAAAAACCGCTGTTTTACGTCTGTGCGCCATCCATTACTGACCCTACTGTTGCACCAGAAGGCCATGAAAACCTCTTTGTGTTGATTCCAGTGGCACCCAATCTGGAGGATACCGAAGCCAGAAGAGAACAGTACTACAACCTGGTGATGGAGCGGCTGGAGCGTTTGACCGGGCAGGAAATACGTTCTGCTGTAGTCTACAAACGCTCATACGCGCATGCCGATTTTGAAACGGATTACCATGCGTTCAAAGGCAATGCCTATGGTTTAGCCAATACCTTGTTTCAAACTGCTTTTTTGAAACCTAAACTGCGGAGCAAAAAAATAAAAAACCTATTTTTTACCGGGCAGCTCACTACTCCTGGTCCTGGAGTGCCTCCTTCCCTGATTTCGGGGCAGGTGGTTGCGCGGGAAGTATCCAAACTACTGCAATAA
- the recA gene encoding recombinase RecA, whose translation MSQLDKDQKLKALQLTMDRLDKTYGKGTVMRLGDKQVSYVDVISTGSIGLDVALGINGLPKGRIVEIYGPESSGKTTLAIHAIAECQKQGGIAAIVDAEHAFDRFYAEKLGVKTDELLISQPDNGEQALEIVENLIRSGAIDIIVVDSVAALVPRSEIEGEMGDSKVGVQARLMSQAMRKLTGSIGRTNCCCIFINQLREKIGVMFGNPETTTGGNALKFYASIRLDIRKSGAAIKDKDGNVVGNQVKVTVKKNKLAPPFRVATFDIVFGEGISKAGETVDMGVDYEVIQKSGAWYSYNGAKIAQGREAAKQFLLDNPEMGAELELKIKEKLLSNPEAIKIVPAAGARDDDDE comes from the coding sequence ATGTCGCAACTGGACAAAGACCAAAAATTAAAAGCCCTCCAACTTACCATGGATCGTTTGGACAAAACCTACGGTAAGGGTACGGTCATGCGTTTGGGAGACAAGCAAGTAAGCTATGTCGATGTAATTTCCACTGGCTCAATTGGCTTGGATGTCGCCCTAGGGATCAATGGTTTACCCAAAGGCCGGATCGTAGAAATTTATGGCCCGGAATCTTCTGGTAAAACCACATTGGCTATTCACGCCATTGCAGAATGTCAAAAACAAGGCGGTATAGCCGCAATTGTGGATGCGGAACACGCTTTTGACCGTTTTTACGCCGAAAAACTGGGGGTAAAAACCGATGAGTTGTTGATTTCTCAGCCTGACAATGGTGAACAAGCACTCGAAATTGTTGAAAACCTGATCCGTTCTGGAGCAATCGACATTATAGTAGTGGACTCCGTAGCTGCTTTGGTTCCCCGCAGTGAAATTGAAGGAGAAATGGGTGACTCTAAAGTGGGTGTACAAGCCCGCCTGATGTCACAGGCCATGCGTAAACTCACCGGTAGCATTGGCAGAACCAACTGCTGCTGCATCTTCATCAACCAGTTGCGCGAAAAAATTGGGGTGATGTTTGGCAATCCGGAGACCACTACGGGGGGTAATGCCCTCAAATTTTATGCCTCCATACGCCTTGATATCCGCAAATCAGGTGCTGCCATCAAAGACAAAGACGGCAATGTGGTCGGCAACCAGGTGAAGGTAACCGTGAAGAAAAATAAATTGGCTCCTCCTTTCCGCGTCGCTACTTTTGACATCGTGTTTGGTGAAGGTATCTCCAAAGCAGGTGAAACGGTCGATATGGGAGTAGATTATGAGGTCATCCAAAAGAGTGGTGCCTGGTACAGCTACAATGGAGCCAAAATTGCCCAGGGTCGTGAGGCCGCCAAGCAGTTCTTACTGGACAATCCTGAAATGGGTGCAGAGCTGGAGCTCAAAATCAAGGAAAAACTTTTATCCAATCCTGAAGCCATCAAAATTGTGCCCGCTGCTGGTGCACGTGATGATGACGATGAATAA